A section of the Halichoerus grypus chromosome 11, mHalGry1.hap1.1, whole genome shotgun sequence genome encodes:
- the MSANTD2 gene encoding myb/SANT-like DNA-binding domain-containing protein 2 isoform X5: protein MAAPCGSELPANSPLKIPKMEVLSPASPGGLSDGNPSLSDPSTPRGASPLGPGSAAGSGAAASGGLGLGLGGRSAASSSVSFSPGGGGGGAAAAAAAACRGMSWTPAETNALIAVWGNERLVEARYQQLEGAGTVFGSKAPGPAMYERVSRALAELGYERTPSQCRERIKFQHVDVAAFHLIIRRHQKAEC from the exons ATGGCTGCGCCCTGTGGCTCGGAGCTGCCCGCCAACTCGCCGCTAAAAATCCCGAAGATGGAGGTGCTCTCCCCGGCTTCTCCTGGTGGCCTGAGCGACGGAAATCCATCGCTGTCCGACCCTTCCACGCCTCGGGGTGCCTCCCCGCTCGGGCCGGGCAGTGCGGCGGGCTCAGGGGCAGCGGCGTCCGGGGGTctcgggctggggctggggggccgcAGCGCCGCCTCGTCCTCGGTCTCCTTCTCCCCTGGTGGCGGCGGTGGCGGGGCTGcggcagccgccgccgccgcctgccgGGGCATGTCGTGGACGCCGGCCGAGACGAACGCGCTCATCGCAGTGTGGGGCAACGAGCGGCTGGTGGAAGCGCGGTACCAGCAGCTGGAGGGAGCCGGCACGGTGTTCGGCAGCAAGGCCCCTGGGCCAGCCATGTACGAGCGCGTGTCCCGGGCCCTGGCCGAGCTGGGCTACGAGCGGACCCCGTCCCAGTGCCGGGAGCGCATCAAG TTTCAGCATGTTGATGTAGCAGCCTTCCATCTCATCATAAGAAGGCATCAGAAAGCTGAGTGCTAG
- the MSANTD2 gene encoding myb/SANT-like DNA-binding domain-containing protein 2 isoform X6, with protein MAAPCGSELPANSPLKIPKMEVLSPASPGGLSDGNPSLSDPSTPRGASPLGPGSAAGSGAAASGGLGLGLGGRSAASSSVSFSPGGGGGGAAAAAAAACRGMSWTPAETNALIAVWGNERLVEARYQQLEGAGTVFGSKAPGPAMYERVSRALAELGYERTPSQCRERIKLMCPYSNSLSLDLWIFY; from the coding sequence ATGGCTGCGCCCTGTGGCTCGGAGCTGCCCGCCAACTCGCCGCTAAAAATCCCGAAGATGGAGGTGCTCTCCCCGGCTTCTCCTGGTGGCCTGAGCGACGGAAATCCATCGCTGTCCGACCCTTCCACGCCTCGGGGTGCCTCCCCGCTCGGGCCGGGCAGTGCGGCGGGCTCAGGGGCAGCGGCGTCCGGGGGTctcgggctggggctggggggccgcAGCGCCGCCTCGTCCTCGGTCTCCTTCTCCCCTGGTGGCGGCGGTGGCGGGGCTGcggcagccgccgccgccgcctgccgGGGCATGTCGTGGACGCCGGCCGAGACGAACGCGCTCATCGCAGTGTGGGGCAACGAGCGGCTGGTGGAAGCGCGGTACCAGCAGCTGGAGGGAGCCGGCACGGTGTTCGGCAGCAAGGCCCCTGGGCCAGCCATGTACGAGCGCGTGTCCCGGGCCCTGGCCGAGCTGGGCTACGAGCGGACCCCGTCCCAGTGCCGGGAGCGCATCAAG
- the MSANTD2 gene encoding myb/SANT-like DNA-binding domain-containing protein 2 isoform X4, translating into MAAPCGSELPANSPLKIPKMEVLSPASPGGLSDGNPSLSDPSTPRGASPLGPGSAAGSGAAASGGLGLGLGGRSAASSSVSFSPGGGGGGAAAAAAAACRGMSWTPAETNALIAVWGNERLVEARYQQLEGAGTVFGSKAPGPAMYERVSRALAELGYERTPSQCRERIKEIPCWVTSLSGYEKHNLKQGKEIELL; encoded by the exons ATGGCTGCGCCCTGTGGCTCGGAGCTGCCCGCCAACTCGCCGCTAAAAATCCCGAAGATGGAGGTGCTCTCCCCGGCTTCTCCTGGTGGCCTGAGCGACGGAAATCCATCGCTGTCCGACCCTTCCACGCCTCGGGGTGCCTCCCCGCTCGGGCCGGGCAGTGCGGCGGGCTCAGGGGCAGCGGCGTCCGGGGGTctcgggctggggctggggggccgcAGCGCCGCCTCGTCCTCGGTCTCCTTCTCCCCTGGTGGCGGCGGTGGCGGGGCTGcggcagccgccgccgccgcctgccgGGGCATGTCGTGGACGCCGGCCGAGACGAACGCGCTCATCGCAGTGTGGGGCAACGAGCGGCTGGTGGAAGCGCGGTACCAGCAGCTGGAGGGAGCCGGCACGGTGTTCGGCAGCAAGGCCCCTGGGCCAGCCATGTACGAGCGCGTGTCCCGGGCCCTGGCCGAGCTGGGCTACGAGCGGACCCCGTCCCAGTGCCGGGAGCGCATCAAG GAAATACCTTGTTGGGTTACATCTTTGTCTGGTTATGAGAAGCATAACCTAAAGCAAGGAAAGGAGATTGAGCTTctctga
- the MSANTD2 gene encoding myb/SANT-like DNA-binding domain-containing protein 2 isoform X7 codes for MAAPCGSELPANSPLKIPKMEVLSPASPGGLSDGNPSLSDPSTPRGASPLGPGSAAGSGAAASGGLGLGLGGRSAASSSVSFSPGGGGGGAAAAAAAACRGMSWTPAETNALIAVWGNERLVEARYQQLEGAGTVFGSKAPGPAMYERVSRALAELGYERTPSQCRERIKMKYLSQREH; via the coding sequence ATGGCTGCGCCCTGTGGCTCGGAGCTGCCCGCCAACTCGCCGCTAAAAATCCCGAAGATGGAGGTGCTCTCCCCGGCTTCTCCTGGTGGCCTGAGCGACGGAAATCCATCGCTGTCCGACCCTTCCACGCCTCGGGGTGCCTCCCCGCTCGGGCCGGGCAGTGCGGCGGGCTCAGGGGCAGCGGCGTCCGGGGGTctcgggctggggctggggggccgcAGCGCCGCCTCGTCCTCGGTCTCCTTCTCCCCTGGTGGCGGCGGTGGCGGGGCTGcggcagccgccgccgccgcctgccgGGGCATGTCGTGGACGCCGGCCGAGACGAACGCGCTCATCGCAGTGTGGGGCAACGAGCGGCTGGTGGAAGCGCGGTACCAGCAGCTGGAGGGAGCCGGCACGGTGTTCGGCAGCAAGGCCCCTGGGCCAGCCATGTACGAGCGCGTGTCCCGGGCCCTGGCCGAGCTGGGCTACGAGCGGACCCCGTCCCAGTGCCGGGAGCGCATCAAG